The genomic DNA GCATGTTGAATATATGCTTATTCCATACAACCCAGAGTAACCTTTTATCCTAAATATCAATATGGTGTTTGTAAGTTAGTTTGTGATGTTTGAATTTGTGGATGctatattacaattttcatttcttttctttagtttCCATTGGGTGTTAGTGGCATTggagatgaagaaaatgattgCATATTACCTTGATCCAATGGCCTGTCAACCATGTGATGATCTTAAGGACATAGTTAACATGTAAGTAtatattttctcctattttaatacaattgatagtgtctaaataacatctttttaattctttttgtagGGCAATGAGAATCAACCCACcggaaaaacagaaaacatcaAAGAGGGAGCCAACTTGGGTGAAAGTGGTTGTAAGTACTTATTTGtttagattaaaatatattgctTCACCACTTAATTTAtgacaaaattagaaaatggatgGTTGTTAATATGATCATCAATAAGATGCTAAAGAAGTAAGAACATCATTCTAGTGTTTATTGCAATTGTTGATACTTTTCCCATAGTGCCCAAGACAACCAGGTAGTGTGGAATGTGGGTATTATGTGATGAGATATATGAAGGAAATCATTGCTAATCCAAACCAACTAACATCAAAGGTTTGCACTCAATTCAATTCATATGGTTGGTCATTTTactatagcatttttt from Vitis riparia cultivar Riparia Gloire de Montpellier isolate 1030 chromosome 8, EGFV_Vit.rip_1.0, whole genome shotgun sequence includes the following:
- the LOC117920254 gene encoding uncharacterized protein LOC117920254, which encodes MLIPYNPDFHWVLVALEMKKMIAYYLDPMACQPCDDLKDIVNMAMRINPPEKQKTSKREPTWVKVVCPRQPGSVECGYYVMRYMKEIIANPNQLTSKVCTQFNSYGWSFYYSIFFFFWSIELSELYMSLQFSFAGRNHIVKWKLMKFDQIGLC